From uncultured Methanobrevibacter sp., a single genomic window includes:
- a CDS encoding PRC-barrel domain-containing protein, whose protein sequence is MVEVSTLYDLDIYTLAGQYVGQVHDVVLNIRYGTISRLQVKALEPERKSAGFRDIFRGGFQFVPEEEVGRTFQEGLLNIEFDRVTAIGDIMLIDPQDLKRPKPPVVGEEMSIRPRPEPVRAAPAEAPVEVPIPKAQ, encoded by the coding sequence ATGGTAGAAGTTTCAACTCTTTACGATTTGGATATATATACATTAGCAGGACAGTATGTAGGTCAAGTACATGACGTAGTTTTAAATATCAGATACGGAACTATCTCTAGACTTCAAGTAAAAGCTTTAGAACCTGAAAGAAAAAGTGCAGGGTTCAGAGATATCTTTAGAGGCGGATTCCAGTTCGTACCTGAAGAAGAAGTAGGCAGAACCTTCCAAGAAGGCTTACTTAACATTGAGTTTGACAGAGTAACTGCTATTGGCGACATTATGTTAATTGATCCTCAAGACTTAAAAAGACCAAAACCTCCAGTAGTTGGAGAAGAAATGTCTATTCGCCCAAGACCAGAGCCTGTTAGAGCAGCTCCGGCAGAAGCTCCTGTAGAAGTTCCTATACCAAAAGCACAATAG
- a CDS encoding tRNA-binding protein, which produces MWDTAKDYRILIAMHARELFLRTVQTGSFRGNWNKKGAIEETKRMEPDLKSLLYCYLEGDTLANCEDVDKLEEKAHRIIDFLGGEDWAHKFMNGAQKDEREKTEENIAKVRFFLDTILGLRNRFKFGPIDDPIIGIDVKVGEIMSVSKHPNADSLMICNVNLGKRALKVVTNDLNVKEGNRVGVSLLPPATFMEIVSEGMFLGMNGSILKDVQGELGQMPNGIPMESLNETKNMITNFLDS; this is translated from the coding sequence ATGTGGGATACTGCTAAAGATTATAGAATTTTAATAGCTATGCATGCTCGTGAATTATTCCTAAGAACTGTTCAAACAGGAAGTTTTAGAGGAAATTGGAATAAGAAAGGAGCTATTGAAGAAACCAAAAGGATGGAGCCGGACTTAAAGTCATTGCTTTACTGCTATCTTGAAGGAGATACATTGGCTAATTGTGAAGATGTTGATAAGCTTGAAGAAAAGGCTCATAGAATCATTGATTTCCTTGGTGGTGAAGATTGGGCTCATAAGTTTATGAATGGAGCTCAAAAGGATGAAAGGGAAAAGACTGAGGAAAACATTGCTAAGGTCAGATTCTTCCTAGACACCATTTTAGGTCTTAGAAACAGATTCAAATTTGGACCAATTGATGATCCAATCATTGGAATTGATGTAAAGGTTGGTGAAATCATGAGTGTCAGCAAGCACCCTAATGCTGATTCCCTAATGATCTGTAATGTAAATCTTGGAAAAAGAGCTTTGAAAGTTGTTACCAATGACTTGAATGTAAAGGAAGGTAATAGAGTAGGCGTTTCATTGCTTCCTCCTGCTACATTTATGGAAATTGTTTCTGAAGGAATGTTTTTAGGAATGAATGGCAGCATCTTAAAGGATGTTCAAGGGGAATTGGGCCAAATGCCTAATGGAATACCTATGGAATCATTGAATGAAACCAAAAACATGATTACAAACTTTTTAGACAGTTAA
- a CDS encoding lactaldehyde dehydrogenase, with translation MKFLINGEFIDKSDHYDVINPYNGEVVDTVPIAYRSDVDNAVEAANNAKKALNDLSAKEVSINLQNACEELEKESRNIAKLIVAEAGKPYKQAIVELQRSVETLQFAAEEAKRIYGESVPIDATGPTEARFLAFTKKVPLGVVGAITPFNYPVNLALHKIAPAIAAKNTVVMKPSMEAPLSALRLAEIINNHFPNGVINSVTGYGSEVGDAMVVSTGVDKISFTGSVATGLFISSRAGMKKLTMELGGNDPLVILEDADIEKAVSAAVSGAFLFSGQVCIGVKRLILDNRIADEFIDMFVKEASKLKMGNPMDESIDIGPVINESSALNIETSVNRAIEDGAELLLGGNRKECFYEPTILDNVTMDMDIVANETFGPIAPIIRVDGLDEAIKEANNTQYGLQAGVFTESIHSALRCANEIDAGSVFINKESTFRTDAMPFGGFKSSGMGKEGIKYAVEDMCKTKLIAFNCR, from the coding sequence ATGAAATTCTTAATTAATGGTGAATTTATAGATAAATCAGACCATTATGATGTAATCAATCCATACAATGGTGAAGTTGTGGATACTGTTCCAATTGCATATAGAAGTGATGTGGATAATGCTGTTGAAGCTGCAAATAATGCAAAGAAGGCATTGAATGACTTATCTGCAAAGGAAGTTTCAATAAACCTTCAAAATGCTTGTGAAGAGCTTGAAAAGGAAAGCAGGAACATAGCAAAACTGATTGTTGCTGAAGCTGGAAAGCCATATAAGCAAGCTATTGTAGAGCTTCAAAGATCTGTGGAAACACTTCAATTTGCAGCTGAAGAGGCCAAAAGGATTTATGGGGAATCTGTGCCTATTGATGCTACAGGGCCAACTGAAGCAAGATTCCTTGCCTTTACAAAGAAAGTTCCACTTGGTGTTGTTGGAGCAATCACTCCATTCAATTATCCAGTGAATTTGGCACTTCATAAGATAGCTCCAGCTATTGCAGCTAAAAACACTGTTGTCATGAAACCGTCTATGGAAGCACCTCTTTCCGCTTTAAGATTGGCTGAAATAATCAATAATCATTTCCCAAATGGTGTGATTAATTCTGTAACAGGTTATGGAAGTGAAGTTGGAGATGCAATGGTGGTTTCAACTGGAGTAGACAAGATATCATTTACAGGAAGTGTAGCAACAGGATTGTTCATCTCCTCAAGAGCAGGAATGAAGAAATTGACAATGGAGCTTGGTGGAAACGATCCTTTAGTCATACTAGAAGATGCAGACATTGAAAAGGCAGTAAGTGCAGCGGTATCAGGTGCATTCCTATTCTCTGGTCAAGTCTGCATTGGTGTAAAGAGATTGATTCTTGACAATAGGATTGCAGATGAATTCATAGACATGTTTGTAAAGGAGGCAAGCAAGTTAAAAATGGGTAATCCTATGGATGAATCAATTGATATAGGTCCTGTAATCAATGAAAGCTCCGCCCTTAATATTGAAACCTCTGTCAATAGGGCAATTGAGGATGGTGCAGAACTCTTGCTTGGTGGAAACAGAAAAGAGTGCTTCTATGAACCAACCATTTTAGACAATGTAACTATGGATATGGATATTGTAGCGAATGAGACCTTTGGTCCAATTGCACCTATAATCAGAGTGGATGGCCTTGATGAAGCAATCAAAGAGGCAAATAATACCCAATATGGCCTTCAGGCAGGAGTCTTTACAGAAAGTATCCATAGTGCCTTAAGATGTGCAAATGAAATTGATGCAGGTTCAGTTTTTATCAATAAGGAATCCACATTCAGAACCGATGCAATGCCATTTGGAGGATTCAAGTCAAGCGGTATGGGCAAGGAAGGAATCAAGTATGCAGTTGAGGATATGTGCAAGACCAAATTGATTGCATTCAATTGCAGATAA